In Porites lutea chromosome 7, jaPorLute2.1, whole genome shotgun sequence, a single window of DNA contains:
- the LOC140944536 gene encoding uncharacterized protein, whose translation MDSGDPNTKHGSSYPEGRFPPTSCVEYGQQGFYKDSIYKIYDNDGNSFPAYCDLKSEPGIAWTLVMSWSRENRLISAFQNAPVQVNAPENENSPSWDRYRLSLERMRSLQVHSTHWRATCSYPTYGIDFRDYLRGNFKDFNIVDFLGTGECKRVEYVDIRGHNGTNLKVPFWQKKNTWIVHTVSSSHHCEFKASVGAVNKEHNFASYRNINQKFRCTQADNSTTQWWFGAHLKK comes from the exons ATGGACTCAGGGGATCCAAATACAAAACATGGATCTTCCTACCCTGAG GGTAGATTCCCTCCGACATCCTGCGTCGAATATGGACAGCAAGGTTTCTACAAAGATAGCATTTATAAGATCTATGATAACGACGGAAACAGTTTCCCAGCTTATTGTGATCTAAAATCAGAGCCTGGTATTGCATGGACCCTAGTCATGTCTTGGAGTAGAGAAAATCGCCTTATTtctgcttttcaaaacgccccTGTTCAGGTCAATGCCCCAGAAAACGAGAACTCCCCCAGCTGGGATCGTTACCGGTTAAGTCTGGAGAGAATGAGATCTTTGCAGGTCCACTCCACCCACTGGCGAGCAACATGCAGCTATCCAACTTACGGCATCGATTTTAGAGACTACCTCCGTGGTAACTTCAAAGACTTCAACATCGTCGATTTCCTTGGTACTGGCGAGTGTAAGAGGGTAGAATATGTGGATATCCGAGGGCACAATGGCACAAACCTCAAGGTACCGTTTTGGCAGAAAAAGAACACTTGGATAGTCCATACTGTCAGCAGTTCACATCACTGCGAGTTCAAAGCATCAGTTGGAGCGGTAAACAAGGAGCACAACTTTGCCTCGTATCGTAATATTAATCAAAAGTTCCGCTGCACACAGGCAGACAACTCTACTACTCAGTGGTGGTTTGGAGCTCATCTTAAAAAATAG
- the LOC140944535 gene encoding uncharacterized protein, with protein MFVFEPGRLQRIRWKTLGRFRPTSCVEYGQQGASKDGIYKIYDDGGNSFPAYCDLKSEPGIAWTLVMSWSTENRLLSAFGNAVLQVNAQENDNSPNWDRYRLSLERMRSLQVHSTHWRATCSYPTYGIDYRDYLRGNFKDFNIVDFLGNGECKRVEYVDIRGHNGTNLTVPFWQQKNSWIMHTISSLHHCEFSASVGAVDNEDNFGFYGEINQKFRCTQADNSTTQWWFGAHLKK; from the exons ATGTTTGTCTTTGAACCTGGCCGCCTCCAAAGGATCCGATGGAAAACTTTG GGTAGATTTCGGCCGACATCCTGCGTAGAATATGGACAGCAAGGTGCCTCCAAAGATGGCATTTATAAGATCTATGACGACGGCGGAAACAGCTTCCCAGCCTACTGTGATCTAAAATCAGAGCCCGGTATTGCATGGACTCTGGTCATGTCTTGGAGTACAGAAAATCGCCTTCTTTCTGCTTTTGGAAACGCCGTTCTTCAGGTCAATGCCCAAGAAAACGACAACTCCCCGAATTGGGATCGTTACCGCTTAAGTCTGGAGCGAATGCGATCCTTGCAGGTTCACTCCACTCACTGGCGAGCAACATGCAGCTATCCGACCTATGGCATTGATTACAGAGACTATCTCCGTGGAAACTTCAAAGACTTCAACATCGTCGATTTCCTTGGTAATGGCGAGTGTAAGAGGGTAGAATATGTGGATATTCGAGGGCACAATGGCACGAACCTCACGGTACCGTTTTGGCAGCAAAAGAACTCTTGGATAATGCATACTATCAGCAGTTTACATCACTGCGAGTTCAGCGCATCCGTTGGAGCGGTAGACAATGAGGACAACTTTGGCTTTTATGGTGAAATTAATCAAAAGTTCCGCTGCACACAGGCAGACAACTCTACTACTCAGTGGTGGTTTGGAGCTCATCTTAAAAAATAG